The following proteins are encoded in a genomic region of Oncorhynchus kisutch isolate 150728-3 linkage group LG4, Okis_V2, whole genome shotgun sequence:
- the LOC109888648 gene encoding ADP-ribosylation factor-like protein 2-binding protein isoform X1 produces MDVKERNLLGGGENIVEMVDLDEENFAVSNSSDSDAAFDAVIGSIEDIIMEDDFQHMQQSFMEKHYLEFDDSEENKLTYTPIFNEYIELLEKQLEQQLMERIPGFNMSTFTQLLKQHKDEVSGDIFDMLLTFTDFMTFKEMFIDYRAHPYLCLQEREGRGLDLSDGLVVRSLTSTSSKSITSRTTTKLK; encoded by the exons ATGGACGTTAAAGAGCGAA ATCTGCTGGGTGGTGGCGAGAACATCGTTGAAATGGTGGATTTGGATGAGGAGAATTTTGCTGTTTCaaa CTCATCAGATTCAGATGCAGCCTTTGATGCTGTCATTGGGAGTATTGAAGACATCATCATGG AGGACGACTTCCAGCACATGCAACAGAGCTTCATGGAGAAACACTACCTGGAGTTTGATGACTCCGAGGAGAACAAACTCACCTATACACCCATCTTCAACGAATAT ATTGAGCTGCTTGAGAAACAACTTGAGCAGCAGCTGATGGAGAGAATTCCCGGTTTCAACATGAGCACATTTACTCAGTTACTCAA GCAGCACAAAGACGAAGTGTCAGGAGACATCTTCGACATGTTGCTTACTTTTACAGACTTCATGACCTTCAAGGAAATGTTCATTGATTACAGAGCA CACCCATACCTCTGTCTGCAGGAGAGGGAGGGCCGAGGGCTTGACCTCAGTGATGGCCTAGTGGTGAGGTCTCTCACCTCTACATCCTCCAAATCCATCACctccagaacaacaacaaaactgAAGTAA
- the LOC109888648 gene encoding ADP-ribosylation factor-like protein 2-binding protein isoform X2 gives MDVKERNLLGGGENIVEMVDLDEENFAVSNSSDSDAAFDAVIGSIEDIIMEDDFQHMQQSFMEKHYLEFDDSEENKLTYTPIFNEYIELLEKQLEQQLMERIPGFNMSTFTQLLKQHKDEVSGDIFDMLLTFTDFMTFKEMFIDYRAEREGRGLDLSDGLVVRSLTSTSSKSITSRTTTKLK, from the exons ATGGACGTTAAAGAGCGAA ATCTGCTGGGTGGTGGCGAGAACATCGTTGAAATGGTGGATTTGGATGAGGAGAATTTTGCTGTTTCaaa CTCATCAGATTCAGATGCAGCCTTTGATGCTGTCATTGGGAGTATTGAAGACATCATCATGG AGGACGACTTCCAGCACATGCAACAGAGCTTCATGGAGAAACACTACCTGGAGTTTGATGACTCCGAGGAGAACAAACTCACCTATACACCCATCTTCAACGAATAT ATTGAGCTGCTTGAGAAACAACTTGAGCAGCAGCTGATGGAGAGAATTCCCGGTTTCAACATGAGCACATTTACTCAGTTACTCAA GCAGCACAAAGACGAAGTGTCAGGAGACATCTTCGACATGTTGCTTACTTTTACAGACTTCATGACCTTCAAGGAAATGTTCATTGATTACAGAGCA GAGAGGGAGGGCCGAGGGCTTGACCTCAGTGATGGCCTAGTGGTGAGGTCTCTCACCTCTACATCCTCCAAATCCATCACctccagaacaacaacaaaactgAAGTAA